TAGAGTAGCATTAATGCAAGTAGTTAACTTTTTTTATACTTTACAAGGTGAAGCGGCAGGTGCTCAAGCATTTTCTAATTTTGACACATTTCTTGCTCCTTTTATAGCTTATGATAGACTATCTTATTCAGATGTGGTGCAATGTATGCAAGAATTTATCTTCAATTTAAATGTCCCAACAAGGGTTGGTTTTCAAACTCCTTTTGTGAACATAACAATGGACGTAGTAGTACCAAAATATCTTGCTCGTGAGCCGGTTATCATAGGGGGAGAGTTTCAAGATAAATGTTATGGAGATTTTCAGAAGGAAATGGATATGCTTAACAAGGCATTTTGCGAAATAATGCTTCAAGGTGATGCTAAAGGAAGGATTTTTAGTTTTCCTATACCGACTTATAACATCTCTCATGACTTTCCTTGGGATAGTGAAGTTGCAGAGATGATTTTGAGAATGACCTCAAAGTATGGTGTACCATATTTTGCCAACTTTATAAGTTCTGGCTTGGCGCCAGAAGACGTGAGAAGTATGTGTTGTAGATTGAGACTTGATAATCGTGAATTGCGCAAAAGAGGGGGAGGACTATTTGGTGCAAACCCGATGACGGGTTCTGTTGGTGTTGTAACCATCAACATGCCTCGGCTTGGATATCTTTCAAATTCAGTTGAAGAGTTTTTTGAAAGATTGTCAGATGTAATGGATCTGGCAAAGGAGAGTCTCATAATCAAACGTGGATTCATTGAAAGATTAACTGAGATTGGGTTGTATCCATATTCAAGGGTTTGTCTAAAAAATATCAAAGAATTTTTTGGACAATATTGGCACAACCATTTTAGTACAATTGGTTTAATCGGTATGCACGAAGCTCTTATGAATTTGTTTGGAAAAGGTATAGATACTGAAGAAGGCAGAGATTTTGCCATAAAGGTTCTCGATTTCATGAGAACACGATTGATCGATTACCAAAAGGAGACAGGGAATCTATTTAATCTTGAAGCAACTCCTGCTGAAGGTACTTCTTATAGGCTTGCAAAGATCGATAAACAGCGTTTTGGTGATATATTCACAAACGGTGATATCGAACCATTTTATACAAATTCAACTCAACTCCCCGTAGGCCAAATTGAAGACCTTTTCGAAGCACTTCAAATGCAAGAGGAATTGCAAATCAGATATACCGGCGGAACGGTTTTCCATATTTATTTAGGTGAACAAGTAGAAGATCCGATGGTAATCGGACTTCTTATCAAAAGAATCTTTGAGAATTATCGGTTGCCTTATATCACAATTACTCCGACTTTCAGTATATGCCAGGACCATGGGTACTTATCGGGAGAACATTACAACTGTCCGGTGTGTGGTCGGGCGACAGAAGTTTGGAGTAGGGTAGTTGGTTTTTATAGACCTGTTCAGAATTGGAATCCAGGAAAGCAAGAAGAATTCAAATTCAGAGATGTTTATAAAATTCACCATGAGTGAGTATCTATGCGTTTGATTCAAGGCTGGACCAAAGTCAGTCTTTTGGATTACCCGGGTTACCTATGCTCTGTGGTGTTTACAGCTGGATGTAATCTCAGGTGTCCTTATTGCCATAATAAAAATTTGATTAACAAAAACGGATCACACTATCAGATCGTATGGGAAGAAGTCGTAAATTGGCTATCGAAAAACCATCAAATGATAGATGGTGTATGTTTCACAGGAGGTGAACCGACTCTCTGTTCGGATTTAGAGTCGATGATCTACGATGTCAAGAGATTAAATATGATGGTGAAACTTGATACGAATGGCACAAACCCACTTGTATTGAAAAAATTGCTTGATCTGCATCTGATAGATTTTGTAGCGATGGATATAAAGGCTCCGCTGGATAAATACACCCAGATTTGTAGATCCAATGTTGATATTTTCAGTATACAAAAATCAGTTGAATTAATAAGAATATATGCACCAAATTATGAATTTCGGACAACTTTTCACCCTTCACTACTTTCAATCGAAGATTTCCATCGAATTTGTGAGTGGCTAAAAGGTATCGATATTTATGTCATTCAGAATTGTAGAGTTGGCAATAACCTCGATCCTTCCTTCAATGAACTACCACAGGTTGATTACAAATATATCCAAGATATAGCAAATCTCTGCAAAAGTTATTTTTCAAAATTCATTCTTCGTGGTTTTACAATACCTTTGCAAAAGACCGCTGACAGCCTTCAAAGGGTATAATCTATTTGGGAGGCTTTTGGTGAGGATAGGCCTTTTGGTTGAAGGTGTATGCCCCGGTTTCAACAAGTTTATTCATACGCTCGTCCAGAAATCTGAAAATGTTATTGTAGGTTTTTCGAATGGCTGGGGAGGGCTTTATCGTGATGAATCACATTTTATAGACGTACG
The DNA window shown above is from Thermotoga profunda AZM34c06 and carries:
- a CDS encoding ribonucleoside triphosphate reductase, translating into MSFDTVDLIERYLSLQDWQVKENSNMNYSLQGMNNYIVSALTTKYWLEKVYPEKISQAHLNGDFHIHDLNLLAPYCCGWDLRDLLIRGFGGVEQKVESKPAKHFRVALMQVVNFFYTLQGEAAGAQAFSNFDTFLAPFIAYDRLSYSDVVQCMQEFIFNLNVPTRVGFQTPFVNITMDVVVPKYLAREPVIIGGEFQDKCYGDFQKEMDMLNKAFCEIMLQGDAKGRIFSFPIPTYNISHDFPWDSEVAEMILRMTSKYGVPYFANFISSGLAPEDVRSMCCRLRLDNRELRKRGGGLFGANPMTGSVGVVTINMPRLGYLSNSVEEFFERLSDVMDLAKESLIIKRGFIERLTEIGLYPYSRVCLKNIKEFFGQYWHNHFSTIGLIGMHEALMNLFGKGIDTEEGRDFAIKVLDFMRTRLIDYQKETGNLFNLEATPAEGTSYRLAKIDKQRFGDIFTNGDIEPFYTNSTQLPVGQIEDLFEALQMQEELQIRYTGGTVFHIYLGEQVEDPMVIGLLIKRIFENYRLPYITITPTFSICQDHGYLSGEHYNCPVCGRATEVWSRVVGFYRPVQNWNPGKQEEFKFRDVYKIHHE
- a CDS encoding anaerobic ribonucleoside-triphosphate reductase activating protein, whose amino-acid sequence is MRLIQGWTKVSLLDYPGYLCSVVFTAGCNLRCPYCHNKNLINKNGSHYQIVWEEVVNWLSKNHQMIDGVCFTGGEPTLCSDLESMIYDVKRLNMMVKLDTNGTNPLVLKKLLDLHLIDFVAMDIKAPLDKYTQICRSNVDIFSIQKSVELIRIYAPNYEFRTTFHPSLLSIEDFHRICEWLKGIDIYVIQNCRVGNNLDPSFNELPQVDYKYIQDIANLCKSYFSKFILRGFTIPLQKTADSLQRV